The following coding sequences are from one Limibacillus sp. window:
- the obgE gene encoding GTPase ObgE, with protein sequence MKFLDEAKIFVKSGDGGNGCVAFRREKYVEYGGPNGGDGGRGADVVIEAVEDLNTLIDFRYRQHFKAPRGGNGMGKDMTGAAGETLVVKVPVGTQVLDEHKEFLIADLTEPGQRFLLCKGGDGGFGNAHFKTSTNRAPRRADPGYPGEERWVWLRLKLIADAGLVGLPNAGKSTFLAATSAAKPKIADYPFTTLHPNLGVVQLDEHRFVLADIPGLIEGASEGQGLGDRFLGHVERCPVLLHLVDGTASPEAIADAYETVRGELEAYDEELAAKPEILALNKIDALDEEERAERAAALKQAAGGAEVLLCSGASGEGVRPLLFKIFSYVDKARRAEKEEREDTGESEEGWRP encoded by the coding sequence ATGAAGTTCCTCGACGAGGCCAAAATCTTCGTGAAGTCGGGCGACGGCGGCAACGGTTGCGTCGCCTTCCGGCGTGAGAAGTACGTGGAGTACGGTGGCCCCAACGGCGGCGACGGCGGGCGCGGCGCGGATGTGGTGATCGAAGCCGTCGAGGACCTCAACACCCTGATCGACTTCCGCTACCGCCAGCATTTCAAGGCCCCGCGCGGCGGCAACGGCATGGGCAAGGATATGACCGGCGCCGCCGGCGAGACGCTGGTGGTCAAGGTGCCCGTCGGCACCCAGGTCCTGGACGAGCACAAGGAGTTCCTGATCGCCGACCTGACCGAGCCCGGCCAGCGCTTCCTGCTCTGCAAGGGCGGCGACGGCGGCTTCGGCAACGCCCACTTCAAGACTTCGACCAACCGCGCGCCGCGCCGCGCCGATCCCGGCTACCCCGGTGAGGAGCGCTGGGTCTGGCTGCGCCTGAAGCTGATCGCCGACGCCGGGCTGGTCGGGCTGCCCAATGCGGGCAAATCCACCTTCTTGGCCGCGACCAGCGCCGCCAAGCCCAAGATCGCCGATTACCCCTTCACCACGCTCCACCCCAACCTCGGCGTGGTGCAGCTGGACGAACATCGCTTCGTGCTGGCCGACATTCCCGGCCTGATCGAGGGCGCATCGGAAGGTCAGGGCCTGGGCGACCGCTTCCTGGGACATGTCGAGCGCTGCCCCGTGCTGCTGCACCTGGTCGATGGAACCGCCTCGCCCGAGGCCATCGCCGATGCCTACGAAACGGTGCGCGGAGAGCTGGAAGCCTATGACGAGGAGCTGGCCGCCAAGCCCGAGATTCTGGCGCTGAACAAGATCGACGCCCTGGACGAGGAAGAGCGGGCCGAGCGCGCGGCGGCCCTGAAGCAGGCGGCGGGCGGCGCGGAAGTCCTGCTCTGCTCCGGGGCGAGCGGCGAGGGCGTGCGCCCCCTCCTGTTCAAGATCTTCTCCTACGTCGACAAGGCCCGCCGCGCCGAGAAGGAAGAGCGGGAAGATACCGGTGAAAGCGAGGAGGGTTGGCGGCCATGA
- the proB gene encoding glutamate 5-kinase: MTEAATPSLKDSKRLVVKIGSALLVDDKSGAIRQDWLQALAEDVAALRAENIEVMLVSSGAIAAGRRHLGLVDRQPRLEEKQAAAATGQIRLAHAYQAALARHDITVAQILLTLSDTEERRRHLNARSTLDTLLKLKAVPVINENDTVATSEIRVGDNDRLAARVAAMMNADTLVLLSDIDGLYEADPRSDPGAKRLAVVPAITPEIEAMAGAAATGYSSGGMVTKLAAGKIATASGCRMVIADGRAPHPLRRLLEGAPCTWFLSALEPLTARKRWIAGSLKPSGKLIVDAGAARALSSGKSLLPAGVTGVEGQFERGDAVTVVGGDGLELARGLVAYSADDARRIIGHKSREIETILGYRGREVLIHRDDLVVSGKDS, from the coding sequence ATGACCGAGGCCGCGACCCCTTCCCTGAAAGACTCCAAGCGGCTGGTCGTCAAGATCGGCTCCGCCCTGCTGGTGGACGACAAGAGCGGCGCGATCCGTCAGGACTGGCTGCAGGCGCTCGCCGAGGACGTCGCCGCCCTGCGCGCGGAGAACATCGAAGTCATGCTGGTCTCGTCAGGGGCCATCGCGGCGGGACGCCGTCATCTGGGCCTGGTGGACCGGCAGCCGCGGCTTGAGGAAAAGCAGGCCGCCGCCGCGACCGGGCAGATTCGCCTGGCCCACGCCTATCAGGCGGCGCTGGCCCGGCACGACATCACCGTGGCGCAGATCCTGCTGACGCTCTCCGACACGGAGGAGCGGCGGCGCCACCTGAACGCCCGCTCGACCCTCGACACGCTCTTGAAGCTGAAGGCCGTGCCGGTCATCAACGAGAACGACACGGTCGCGACCAGCGAGATCCGCGTCGGCGACAACGACCGTCTGGCCGCCCGCGTGGCCGCCATGATGAACGCCGACACGCTGGTGCTGCTCTCGGACATCGACGGGCTCTACGAGGCCGATCCGCGCAGCGATCCCGGGGCCAAGCGCCTGGCGGTCGTGCCTGCCATCACGCCTGAGATCGAAGCCATGGCGGGCGCGGCTGCGACCGGCTACTCCTCCGGCGGCATGGTCACCAAACTGGCCGCGGGCAAGATCGCCACGGCCAGCGGCTGCCGCATGGTGATCGCCGACGGGCGGGCGCCGCACCCGCTCCGGCGATTGCTGGAAGGAGCGCCCTGCACCTGGTTCCTCTCGGCGCTGGAGCCGCTGACGGCCCGCAAGCGCTGGATCGCGGGCAGCCTGAAGCCCAGCGGCAAGCTGATCGTGGATGCGGGCGCCGCCCGGGCGCTTTCCAGCGGCAAGTCGTTGCTGCCCGCGGGCGTGACCGGGGTCGAAGGCCAGTTCGAGCGGGGCGACGCCGTCACGGTGGTCGGCGGCGACGGCCTGGAGCTGGCGCGCGGCCTGGTCGCCTATTCCGCCGACGACGCCCGGCGCATCATCGGCCACAAGAGCCGTGAAATCGAAACCATCCTCGGCTACCGTGGCCGCGAGGTTCTGATCCACCGCGACGATCTGGTGGTGAGCGGAAAGGACTCCTGA
- a CDS encoding glutamate-5-semialdehyde dehydrogenase, with protein sequence MTTAEAALDKNAIQAEMRAMGRAAREAAALLARSDAATRDAALIAAAKALRASQEEILAANAKDMEEAKAKGLSEALLDRLLLNPERVEAMAAGLEAIAEQEDPLGRVIELRERPNGLKIEKVTVPLGVIGIIYESRPNVTADAGALCIKSGNAAILRGGSESYHSSGAILSCLKKGLAEAGLPESSIQRPGTTDREAVGMMLTMNDCIDVIIPRGGKGLTGRVMNESKVPVLAHLDGNCHTYVHAAADPEMAKAIVHNAKLRRTGICGATETLLLDEALADSQLVPILEDLSAAGCEIRGDAGVRARFPAAKPASEEDWDTEYLAPIIAVRLVPGLEEAVAHINRHGSHHTEAIVTEDKAAAERFMAEVDAGIVLHNASTQYADGGEFGMGAEIGISTGKLHARGPVGAQQLTSTKYRVRGSGQVRP encoded by the coding sequence ATGACCACAGCAGAAGCCGCCCTCGACAAGAACGCCATTCAGGCCGAGATGCGGGCCATGGGCCGCGCCGCGCGCGAGGCCGCCGCGCTGCTCGCGCGCAGCGACGCCGCCACCCGCGATGCCGCCCTGATCGCCGCCGCCAAGGCGCTGCGCGCCTCTCAAGAGGAGATTTTGGCCGCCAACGCCAAGGACATGGAGGAGGCGAAGGCCAAGGGCCTGTCCGAAGCACTCCTGGACCGGCTTCTGCTGAACCCGGAGCGGGTCGAGGCCATGGCGGCGGGGCTTGAGGCCATCGCCGAACAGGAAGACCCGCTCGGCCGTGTGATCGAGCTGCGCGAGCGCCCGAACGGCCTCAAGATCGAGAAGGTCACGGTGCCCCTGGGCGTGATCGGCATCATCTACGAAAGCCGCCCCAACGTGACGGCCGACGCCGGCGCGCTCTGCATCAAGTCCGGCAACGCGGCGATCCTGCGCGGCGGGTCGGAGTCCTACCACTCCAGCGGTGCGATCCTGAGTTGCCTCAAGAAGGGCCTGGCCGAAGCCGGACTGCCCGAAAGCAGCATCCAGCGGCCCGGCACGACGGACCGCGAGGCGGTCGGCATGATGCTGACCATGAACGACTGCATCGACGTGATCATTCCGCGAGGCGGCAAGGGCCTCACCGGTCGGGTGATGAACGAGTCCAAGGTGCCGGTGCTGGCGCACCTGGACGGCAACTGCCACACCTACGTCCACGCCGCCGCCGACCCCGAGATGGCCAAGGCGATCGTCCACAACGCCAAGCTCCGCCGCACGGGAATCTGCGGGGCGACCGAGACGCTCCTGCTCGACGAGGCGCTGGCCGACAGCCAACTGGTTCCGATCCTTGAAGACCTTTCCGCCGCTGGTTGCGAGATTCGCGGCGACGCGGGCGTGCGCGCGCGCTTCCCCGCCGCCAAACCCGCGAGCGAGGAGGATTGGGATACCGAGTACCTGGCCCCGATCATCGCTGTGCGTCTGGTCCCCGGCCTGGAAGAGGCGGTCGCCCACATCAACCGCCACGGCTCGCACCACACAGAGGCGATCGTCACCGAGGACAAGGCGGCCGCCGAGCGCTTCATGGCGGAAGTGGACGCCGGGATCGTGCTGCACAACGCCTCGACCCAGTACGCCGACGGCGGCGAGTTCGGCATGGGCGCGGAGATCGGCATCTCCACCGGCAAGCTGCACGCGCGCGGCCCCGTCGGCGCCCAGCAGTTGACCTCCACCAAGTACCGCGTTCGCGGCAGCGGCCAGGTCCGGCCCTGA